One Flavobacterium cerinum genomic window, TATTTTTGATTGGATAAACGTTAAAAAATGAAAAAGAAGATTTCTTTTTACGCGTACCATTTTTGCCTTTGCCTGTCATTTTTGATACTGCCGTATCTGTTGTCCTCGCAAACCAGTATTATCCGTATCCCGGATATTATTCACAATGGTCATGACCGGACGTACTTTTCGGTGTATGTCGGTTTGCTTATTTTTTTCTATGTTAACTATTACTATTTCATTCCGAAACTCTATTTTTCCAATAAAAAGACAATCTATTTTAGCTTGCTTTTTGTCTTTTTAATCGCCCTTCTTTTTACCTCTCATTTTTTTGATAAACCGGATATTGATCTTTTTAACATGGAAAAAATGGCGTATCCGAAACCGATGCCGCCACATGGTCCAAAACCGGATTTTTCACGTGGACCCATGATGGATAAACCAAATCAGCATTTTAATACGATTCTGGTATATTTGACAGGAACTTTAACAAGTCTTTTCCTAGCAATTAATAGAAGATTACAACATGTGGAACGGGATAAAATGCAAGCGGAAATCTCATTGTTAAAAGCACAGATTAATCCCCATTTTTTATTCAACACGCTTAACAGTATTTATGCATTGGCTATTCGGAAAGATAATCGAACGGCAGATGCCATTGTTCAACTTTCGGAGCTGATGCGCTATATTATCCGGGATGCCCATGATGATACGATTGTATTGGAAAAAGAATTAAATTACATCAACAACTATATCGAATTGCAACGCTCTCGTTTAGGAAATACGGTGAAGATCGATTATGAAACGATTGGCAATAACTATGATCAAAAAATAGCACCGTTAATTTTGATATCGTTTATTGAAAATGCCTTTAAGCACGGTGTAAATCCGGATGAAAATTCTGAAATCCGGATTAAAATAGAAATTGAAACACAACAGTTACAATTGTTGGTTTATAATAAAAAAGTAACATCCGTTCAAACGGAAAAAGGAATGGGACTGCAAAATACGATGGAACGATTGGAACGGCTTTATCCGAACCGGTACCAATTGAAAATTGACGAAACAAATGAAAATTATACAACGCTCCTAACAATCGAATTATGATAAATGCTATAGCACTTGATGATGAACCGCCTGCTTTAGATGTATTGCAAAGTTTTTGTGATCAGACAGATGGCATCGACTTAAAAAAAACATTTACCCGATCGGAGGAAGCATTAAAATACCTGAAAAAATATCCGACTGATTTACTGTTTCTGGATATCAATATGCCGTCAATTTCCGGAATTGATTTTTTTAAAAAAGTACCGCATAAAATCTGTGTCATTTTTACAACGGCCTATTCCGAATTTGCAGTCGAAGGTTTTAATCTTAATGCTACGGATTATCTGCTGAAACCATTCTCGTTTTCACGATTCGAACAAGCAGTTGAAAAGGCAAAAAACCAACTGGCTCAGGATAATAAAAACGGAAATACCGATCAGCAATTCCTTTTTATCCGGGCAGATTACAGTTTGATCAAAATACCAGTAGCCGATATTGTATTTATTGAAGGGCTCGATGATTATTTGAAGATTCACATTCACAATCAAAAAACCGTTGTCGCCCGAATGACCATGAAAGCGATATTGGAAAAATTACCGCAACAGGAATTTTTCAGAGTCCATCGTTCGTTTATTGTACCGTTATCCAAAATTGACCGGGTTAAAAGTAAAATCATTTATATCGAAAATGAAGAAATACCGGTTAGCGCGACTTACGAATCGGAATTTTTTAAAATGTTGGAAAACAGATAATAATGGCAAATTTTACACAACAACAGGCGCAAATCTATAAAGCGCATCTCCGAGGTCATTTTGAAACCGATAGCCATCGTTGTCTGGCCACTTTTAATTTTGAAACATATCAGGAGGAAAGCCGGAAACCGTATAAAAAACTTCAGCTTCTAAACGAAGAAGTACTGGCGGCGAAAATAACAATTCAGGAAACTGTCGATCAAGTAACAGGAATTCTTCTTATTCCGTTAATCGGAGCAATTGATTGTATAACGGGAACTGAGTCTTATTTTATCACTGTCGGACAATGTTTCTTTTTTACAGCACAAGCCGGTGGATCATTTGCCATACAGAATCCTTATGAAAAGGAGCAGGTAAATTATCTTCAAATCCGGATAAAGCTGACAGATGTGATACCGGATAAAAAAGTATATTCTTTTGATTTGAGTCATAAAAATGAAATGATTCCAACAATTCAGAATCCGGAATTTTCGTTCCGTATCGGAATGTATACAGCGCGGGCGGAAGATTCGTATCAACCTGAAAATAAAAGCAACGGTATTTTTGCCTTGGTACTAAACGGTGCTTTTGAATTTCAAAATCGTCTAATTGAAGACCGTGACGGACTCGCGATTGATGCTACAGAAACAATTGAATTCGAATCTCTTACTGAAAATAGCATCCTGTTGCTTTTAGAAATGTAGCCTTAAAATAGCTTTTACCGCAAAATAAAAACAGTTTACCTCATTTTTTTGGCTTTCCCTGTTAACAAATTTAAT contains:
- a CDS encoding sensor histidine kinase; translation: MKKKISFYAYHFCLCLSFLILPYLLSSQTSIIRIPDIIHNGHDRTYFSVYVGLLIFFYVNYYYFIPKLYFSNKKTIYFSLLFVFLIALLFTSHFFDKPDIDLFNMEKMAYPKPMPPHGPKPDFSRGPMMDKPNQHFNTILVYLTGTLTSLFLAINRRLQHVERDKMQAEISLLKAQINPHFLFNTLNSIYALAIRKDNRTADAIVQLSELMRYIIRDAHDDTIVLEKELNYINNYIELQRSRLGNTVKIDYETIGNNYDQKIAPLILISFIENAFKHGVNPDENSEIRIKIEIETQQLQLLVYNKKVTSVQTEKGMGLQNTMERLERLYPNRYQLKIDETNENYTTLLTIEL
- a CDS encoding pirin family protein; this translates as MANFTQQQAQIYKAHLRGHFETDSHRCLATFNFETYQEESRKPYKKLQLLNEEVLAAKITIQETVDQVTGILLIPLIGAIDCITGTESYFITVGQCFFFTAQAGGSFAIQNPYEKEQVNYLQIRIKLTDVIPDKKVYSFDLSHKNEMIPTIQNPEFSFRIGMYTARAEDSYQPENKSNGIFALVLNGAFEFQNRLIEDRDGLAIDATETIEFESLTENSILLLLEM
- a CDS encoding LytR/AlgR family response regulator transcription factor, with protein sequence MINAIALDDEPPALDVLQSFCDQTDGIDLKKTFTRSEEALKYLKKYPTDLLFLDINMPSISGIDFFKKVPHKICVIFTTAYSEFAVEGFNLNATDYLLKPFSFSRFEQAVEKAKNQLAQDNKNGNTDQQFLFIRADYSLIKIPVADIVFIEGLDDYLKIHIHNQKTVVARMTMKAILEKLPQQEFFRVHRSFIVPLSKIDRVKSKIIYIENEEIPVSATYESEFFKMLENR